From a region of the Drosophila ananassae strain 14024-0371.13 chromosome XL, ASM1763931v2, whole genome shotgun sequence genome:
- the LOC6503471 gene encoding pneumococcal serine-rich repeat protein isoform X1, with the protein MNNEQTASASDISAERIAATGTGSAGTGAGGGSATGVGKLPIPDTPIVSIASGTMSESTTTTTSTKTTPTPFSQEQLMTMMSHHVADDESEADGERPKDASEEMEPSKSTTDDSQGVVGEATAAPKPEPAKNHIESNNSSSSSGDPAKSTSPSNSHNTNHATSEPAPFSQVFALLGDTPGAELTRPELRCRQYGATAKGKTQDDQNVGKRQKKKKTKNHAWEDSDFNDLDDASLKKLLEEAYWYRNPGDRKNKSERFLQMLKKAEYDEEISYRAIKTCLTLNPSALAATGVSSASSSSAVASTSTSGAGAGGGGSCNQSAGSHQYHHHNNNNNSNSNHQNAINYRQSGTDTQNRHKQGGSLQDLVEATHRSELATTSAAAAAAAAAATAATQRFNCDYQLTGRSNRRQHQNQHQHQHNQNSTITTSSSNNNNNNNNSTSKKIKNSSVSGRQREGGSLPSSVNNIDATVMDSKHSKQQEMGGETAGASRGSGSSCCSLPSQLGEVDNCTLTAQFLMDEDDGSRPVRRDYLLEHLEKHAPPTPHSMTFMGAKLLRESLANQQQQQQQEPSSHQGESGEGAAYKEASVEDPVHFAVLENQLQQQAYYLAALTGQFGLGMDQEQKRKVEAGYVSLNDNYTACSSVYGGGAGSLPASESGKASTSSSSANSASPSEAMGGGELRPAKIGRMVSAAASAAAASLGGKATTRQLDENGNALGEGYGGNNGNGSAANGNGNGNQFTALITTTVGGSAPTSSAVHRQMLSTGPNTTTTAMAAAAVAASYSQLQQAPGSGAVTVSGAGSGLAQPSTKLKAKKKSQQDRNTKTVDVESQAGYRGKDPVEQLVKYIENDGAGGGGGNNAAAQQKKKERKKQNKLKKSNSLEELRSCSKMEVDDLKRQSATTEMMRQKKGSNNGPSSGSSGSTGPSGTGKHNSSSDISRNSGKEQQSQPQAVPAPVQVRAGNTSAGGAQQRKGERRSWGTEELQYLGNDQEVAATWSEPESLGQKLPLALTRMSELDALNTVLSETAEFHVVTKKKKPKKQRAVTMDDAAVAAAAHTGGNLQRMQQITKSASSNMMSQRMHCYTPYNNNNGGSNVGSGGYYKQQQQQQQYQYQDQHHQQGQQQQQPHHHHHHHHHHHHHHHHGGSAVANQVDSSRRKSTSSMPPSEKSDSSDLDSVHSLPIQTGKKKSLGGGGNNKQKGGGATGGGGGGQSASSKPGKQSSPSPAPISYADIARNKQEAMNNAIASDTELELGKSGKSKTRPDFPELPGPASSASAVVSSATQPAAGGNPGGQISAPSYSQSLNATPGGSSSSDAEASFTSPELPSCQASIPADIANITIVGSGGGAGGAGGVAPSVASSASTGFTPSPPALQKSKSVEHDASYSCTSSNLDQQYPALEKTVKRHSTNNVSLTVAVTATPTTTAHASTPGCSNSTSSSLYNFAAAAKQSAISTSVLGAGSSASASSSASSSSASSTSSSSSSSTSKLKSKSKELSPSSSGKKSSSAKPSQDEAPVAHKATTSTATSTTQKSTAATQTEGAKKLTMKSSGGALEPTAGRRAVIILNDDRDAAGRGNNEFIFGDFNEDELKLFDDNEEEEEEQEQEPEMDEKDKEKEKSLSSSNKQQQTETQTEPEVDSNEVELEAEEQDDPEEEEQEQEEDRQPRAEKHRPNEEQLNDSGTASDVVNSSASLDMLSISAEAAQSPSNAAATASSSSAVSLINSSTPSASASNSSSSVSISSTASGSAASSSSASSSSSGNVGACLASVSGMLANQSADSGIYAAANTSVKEHVNHFLSKASSSEEMLPSNVAAISMQQLETCNDIEAAIIAAARAAAAARSTSCSRSNSQESKPVHHQERIKNPSGKAAVYMAYNDGDEEEDEECLQELSFMADMRADPATPTPPEGVTVLPPSQQQPSSTRPVMMTNTELIVDYIANTWNAIANSKYVTYYNEQEQET; encoded by the exons ATGAACAATGAACAAACGGCGTCAGCATCGGACATATCGGCGGAGCGGATTGCGGCCACTGGAACAGGATCAGCAGGAACAGGAGCAGGTGGTGGGTCAGCGACAGGCGTTGGAAAGTTACCCATTCCGGACACGCCCATCGTCTCGATTGCATCTGGGACGATGAGCGAGAgcaccaccacaaccacctCGACCAAGACGACGCCGACGCCGTTCTCCCAGGAGCAGCTAATGACCATGATGTCTCACCATGTCGCCGACGACGAGTCAGAAGCCGATGGAGAGCGACCAAAGGATGCCAGTGAGGAGATGGAGCCATCCAAGTCAACAACAGACGACAGCCAAGGAGTAGTTGGAGAAGCAACAGCTGCTCCAAAACCAGAACCAGCTAAAAATCATATAGAGTCCAACAATAGCAGCAGTAGTAGTGGTGACCCCGCGAAGTCAACCTCCCCTAGTAATAGTCATAACACTAATCACGCCACCAGCGAACCGGCACCGTTCTCGCAGGTCTTCGCCCTGCTGGGGGACACTCCTGGCGCGGAGCTGACGCGGCCGGAGCTCAGGTGTCGGCAGTACGGGGCCACCGCCAAGGGCAAGACCCAGGACGACCAGAATGTCGGCAAGCgacagaaaaagaaaaag acaaaaaaCCATGCTTGGGAGGACAGCGATTTTAATGATCTCGACGACGCATCATTGAAGAAGCTACTGGAGGAGGCCTACTGGTATCGCAATCCTGGCGACAGGAAGAACAAGAGTGAGCGTTTTCTG CAAATGCTCAAGAAGGCCGAGTACGACGAGGAGATCTCTTATCGTGCCATCAAAACCTGCCTCACACTCAATCCATCGGCTTTAGCAGCCACCGGTGTCTCATCCGCGTCCTCATCATCAGCAGTGGCCAGCACCAGTACCAGTGGAGCTGgtgcaggaggaggagggagTTGCAATCAGTCTGCAGGGAGTCATCAGTACCATcaccacaacaacaataacaacagtaATAGTAACCATCAGAACGCCATAAATTATAGGCAGTCGGGAACAGATACACAGAACCGGCATAAGCAGGGCGGATCCCTGCAGGATCTCGTCGAGGCGACGCACCGCAGCGAGCTGGCCACCAcatcggcggcggcggcggcagcggcagcggcggcaacGGCAGCCACCCAACGTTTCAACTGTGATTACCAGCTAACTGGTCGTTCCAATCGTCGCCAGCATCAgaatcagcatcagcatcagcataaCCAAAACTCCACCATAACCACCTcatccagcaacaacaacaacaacaacaacaatagcaccTCCAAAAAGATCAAAAACTCATCAGTTTCGGGACGACAACGTGAAGGAGGAAGTCTACCCAGTAGTGTCAATAATATAGACGCAACAGTGATGGATTCGAAGCATTCGAAACAACAGGAGATGGGGGGAGAGACGGCGGGTGCCTCGAGAGGATCGGGCAGCAGCTGCTGCAGTTTGCCCAGCCAGCTGGGGGAGGTGGACAACTGTACGCTGACGGCCCAGTTCCTGATGGACGAGGACGACGGCAGTAGGCCGGTGAGACGCGATTACCTCCTGGAA CACTTGGAGAAGCATGCGCCGCCCACTCCCCACTCGATGACCTTCATGGGCGCCAAGCTGCTCCGCGAGAGTCTCGccaaccagcagcagcagcagcagcaggagcctTCGAGCCACCAGGGAGAAAGTGGTGAGGGTGCCGCCTACAAGGAGGCCTCTGTCGAGGATCCAGTCCACTTTGCCGTCCTGGAGaaccagctgcagcagcaggccTACTACCTGGCCGCCCTCACCGGCCAGTTTGGACTGGGCATGGACCAGGAGCAGAAGCGCAAAGTGGAGGCGGGCTATGTCTCCCTCAACGACAACTATACAGCCTGTTCGTCGGTCTACGGCGGCGGTGCTGGATCGCTGCCAGCTTCCGAGTCCGGCAAGGCATCCACTTCGTCCTCCTCGGCCAACTCGGCCTCGCCATCGGAGGCGATGGGCGGCGGAGAGCTGCGTCCGGCGAAGATAGGACGCATGGTTTCGGCAGCTGCCTCCGCGGCGGCTGCCTCTCTGGGTGGCAAGGCCACCACG CGCCAGCTGGACGAGAATGGCAACGCTCTGGGTGAGGGTTATGGAGGAAATAATGGAAATGGTAGTGCCGCCaatgggaatggaaatgggaaCCAGTTCACCGCTTTGATCACTACCACGGTGGGCGGCAGTGCCCCCACCTCGTCGGCCGTCCACCGGCAGATGCTCTCCACCGGACCGAACACCACCACCACGGCcatggcggcggcggcagtggCCGCCTCCTACAGCCAGCTCCAGCAGGCACCGGGCAGCGGTGCTGTAACCGTGTCAGGCGCTGGATCCGGTCTAGCCCAGCCCAGCACCAAGCTGAAGGCCAAGAAGAAGTCGCAACAGGATCGAAATACAAAGACCGTTGATGTGGAGTCGCAGGCCGGCTACCGGGGCAAGGATCCTGTCGAGCAGCTGGTCAAGTACATTGAGAACGATGGTGCCGGAGGTGGGGGTGGCAACAATGCGGCCGCCCAGCAGAAGAAGAAGGAGCGCAAGAAGCAGAACAAGCTGAAGAAGAGCAACTCGCTGGAGGAGTTGCGCAGCTGCTCCAAGATGGAGGTGGACGATCTGAAGCGCCAGTCGGCCACCACGGAGATGATGCGCCAGAAGAAGGGTTCAAACAATGGGCCATCATCGGGTTCTTCTGGGTCCACTGGCCCTTCCGGCACTGGCAAGCACAACTCCTCCTCCGACATCAGCAGGAACAGCGGCAAGGAGCAGCAGTCTCAGCCCCAGGCTGTGCCTGCACCTGTCCAAGTGCGTGCCGGCAACACATCGGCCGGAGGAGCGCAACAGAGGAAGGGGGAACGCCGCTCGTGGGGCACCGAGGAGCTGCAGTACCTGGGCAATGACCAGGAGGTGGCGGCCACCTGGTCCGAGCCGGAGAGTCTCGGTCAGAAGCTGCCGCTCGCCCTCACCCGCATGTCCGAGCTGGACGCCCTCAACACTGTTCTCTCGGAGACCGCCGAGTTCCATGTGGTGaccaagaagaagaaaccaaaGAAGCAGCGGGCGGTGACCATGGATGATGCCGCTGTGGCAGCTGCCGCCCACACTGGGGGCAATCTCCAGAGGATGCAACAGATCACCAAGTCGGCATCCTCCAATATGATGTCCCAGCGGATGCACTGCTACACCccctacaacaacaacaacggagGCAGCAATGTCGGAAGCGGAGGCTACtacaagcaacaacaacaacaacaacagtacCAG TACCAGGACCAGCACCACCAACagggccagcagcagcagcagccccaccaccaccaccaccaccatcatcaccaccaccatcatcaCCATCATGGTGGATCGGCGGTGGCCAACCAGGTGGACAGCTCCCGAAGGAAGTCCACCTCCTCGATGCCGCCCTCCGAGAAGTCCGATTCCAGTGACCTGGACTCTGTCCACTCGCTGCCCATCCAAACGGGCAAGAAGAAGAGCCTGGGCGGAGGTGGCAACAACAAGCAGAAGGGTGGAGGAGCcaccggaggaggaggaggaggacagAGTGCCTCCTCCAAGCCGGGCAAGCAGAGCAGCCCGTCGCCGGCGCCCATCTCGTATGCGGACATTGCCCGGAACAAGCAGGAGGCGATGAACAATGCCATTGCCAGCGACACAGAGCTGGAGCTGGGCAAGAGCGGCAAGTCCAAGACCCGTCCCGACTTCCCAGAGCTGCCAGGACCGGCCTCCTCCGCGTCAGCGGTGGTCAGCAGCGCAACTCAGCCGGCAGCCGGCGGCAATCCCGGCGGCCAGATCTCGGCGCCGTCCTACTCCCAGAGCCTGAACGCCACGcccggcggcagcagcagcagcgacgcCGAGGCCAGCTTCACCTCCCCGGAGCTGCCGTCCTGCCAGGCCTCCATCCCGGCGGACATCGCGAACATTACCATCGTTGGCAGTGGCGGAGGAGCAGGAGGTGCAGGAGGAGTAGCACCTTCGGTGGCCAGCTCCGCCAGCACAGGCTTCACCCCGTCACCGCCGGCGCTGCAAAAGTCCAAGAGCGTGGAGCACGATGCCAGCTACAGTTGCACCAGCAGCAACCTGGACCAGCAGTACCCGGCGCTGGAGAAGACCGTCAAGCGGCACAGCACCAACAATGTGTCCCTGACGGTGGCGGTaactgccacgcccacaacCACCGCACACGCCTCCACCCCGGGCTGCTCCaactccacctcctcctcgcTGTACAATTTTGCGGCGGCGGCCAAGCAGTCGGCCATTTCTACCTCAGTTCTAGGAGCAGGCTCCTCCGCCTCAGCCTCATCCTCGGCCTCGTCGTCGTCGGCGTCCAGCACCTCCTCGTCATCATCGTCGTCGACTTCCAAGCTCAAGAGCAAGTCCAAGGAGCTGTCGCCGAGCAGCAGCGGCAAGAAGTCGTCCTCGGCGAAGCCTAGTCAGGATGAGGCTCCAGTGGCCCACAAG GCCACCACCAGCACAGCCACCAGCACGACCCAAAAGTCAACGGCCGCCACCCAGACGGAGGGAGCCAAGAAGCTGACGATGAAGTCCAGTGGCGGAGCACTGGAACCCACCGCCGGACGACGGGCAGTGATCATCCTGAACGATGACCGTGACGCTGCCGGTCGTGGCAACAACGAGTTCATCTTCGGGGACTTTAACGAGGACGAGCTGAAGCTCTTCGACGAcaacgaggaggaggaggaggagcaggagcaggagccagAGATGGACGAAAAGGacaaggagaaggagaagagtCTGAGTTCTTCCAACAAGCAGCAGCAGACGGAGACACAAACCGAGCCAGAGGTGGACTCGAATGAAGTGGAGCTGGAGGCGGAGGAGCAGGACGatccggaggaggaggaacaggagcaggaggaggatcGCCAGCCGAGGGCCGAGAAACATAGACCCAACGAGGAGCAGCTGAACGACTCTGGCACCGCATCGGATGTGGTCAACAGCTCGGCCAGCCTGGACATGCTCTCGATATCCGCGGAGGCGGCCCAGTCGCCGTCGAATGCGGCGgccaccgcctcctcctcGAGCGCCGTCAGTCTGATCAACTCGTCCACGCCCTCGGCCAGCGCTTCCAATTCATCGTCATCCGTTTCCATATCTTCCACCGCCTCCGGTTCGGCGGCCTCCTCGTCCTCGGCGTCCTCATCCTCATCGGGCAATGTGGGCGCCTGCCTGGCCTCCGTTTCCGGGATGCTGGCCAATCAATCGGCCGATAGCGGCATCTATGCCGCCGCCAATACGTCCGTGAAGGAGCACGTCAATCACTTCCTGAGCAAGGCCAGCAGCAGCGAGGAGATGCTGCCCTCCAATGTGGCCGCCATCTCCATGCAACAGCTGGAGACGTGCAACGACATCGAGGCGGCCATCATAGCCGCTGCCCGGGCAGCTGCCGCCGCCAGGAGCACCAGTTGCAGTCGCAGCAACTCCCAGGAGTCCAAGCCGGTCCACCACCAGGAGCGGATCAAGAATCCCAGTGGCAAGGCGGCCGTCTACATGGCGTACAATGACggggacgaggaggaggatgaggagTGCCTGCAGGAATTGAGTTTTATGGCGGATATGCGGGCGGAtcctgccacgcccacgccaCCAGAGGGAGTAACTGTCCTACCGCCatcgcagcagcagccgtCCTCCACGCGACCGGTGATGATGACCAACACGGAGCTGATAGTGGACTACATAGCCAACA CCTGGAATGCCATTGCCAATAGCAAGTATGTGACGTACTACAACGAGCAGGAGCAAGAGACTTAG
- the LOC6503471 gene encoding pneumococcal serine-rich repeat protein isoform X2 codes for MLKKAEYDEEISYRAIKTCLTLNPSALAATGVSSASSSSAVASTSTSGAGAGGGGSCNQSAGSHQYHHHNNNNNSNSNHQNAINYRQSGTDTQNRHKQGGSLQDLVEATHRSELATTSAAAAAAAAAATAATQRFNCDYQLTGRSNRRQHQNQHQHQHNQNSTITTSSSNNNNNNNNSTSKKIKNSSVSGRQREGGSLPSSVNNIDATVMDSKHSKQQEMGGETAGASRGSGSSCCSLPSQLGEVDNCTLTAQFLMDEDDGSRPVRRDYLLEHLEKHAPPTPHSMTFMGAKLLRESLANQQQQQQQEPSSHQGESGEGAAYKEASVEDPVHFAVLENQLQQQAYYLAALTGQFGLGMDQEQKRKVEAGYVSLNDNYTACSSVYGGGAGSLPASESGKASTSSSSANSASPSEAMGGGELRPAKIGRMVSAAASAAAASLGGKATTRQLDENGNALGEGYGGNNGNGSAANGNGNGNQFTALITTTVGGSAPTSSAVHRQMLSTGPNTTTTAMAAAAVAASYSQLQQAPGSGAVTVSGAGSGLAQPSTKLKAKKKSQQDRNTKTVDVESQAGYRGKDPVEQLVKYIENDGAGGGGGNNAAAQQKKKERKKQNKLKKSNSLEELRSCSKMEVDDLKRQSATTEMMRQKKGSNNGPSSGSSGSTGPSGTGKHNSSSDISRNSGKEQQSQPQAVPAPVQVRAGNTSAGGAQQRKGERRSWGTEELQYLGNDQEVAATWSEPESLGQKLPLALTRMSELDALNTVLSETAEFHVVTKKKKPKKQRAVTMDDAAVAAAAHTGGNLQRMQQITKSASSNMMSQRMHCYTPYNNNNGGSNVGSGGYYKQQQQQQQYQYQDQHHQQGQQQQQPHHHHHHHHHHHHHHHHGGSAVANQVDSSRRKSTSSMPPSEKSDSSDLDSVHSLPIQTGKKKSLGGGGNNKQKGGGATGGGGGGQSASSKPGKQSSPSPAPISYADIARNKQEAMNNAIASDTELELGKSGKSKTRPDFPELPGPASSASAVVSSATQPAAGGNPGGQISAPSYSQSLNATPGGSSSSDAEASFTSPELPSCQASIPADIANITIVGSGGGAGGAGGVAPSVASSASTGFTPSPPALQKSKSVEHDASYSCTSSNLDQQYPALEKTVKRHSTNNVSLTVAVTATPTTTAHASTPGCSNSTSSSLYNFAAAAKQSAISTSVLGAGSSASASSSASSSSASSTSSSSSSSTSKLKSKSKELSPSSSGKKSSSAKPSQDEAPVAHKATTSTATSTTQKSTAATQTEGAKKLTMKSSGGALEPTAGRRAVIILNDDRDAAGRGNNEFIFGDFNEDELKLFDDNEEEEEEQEQEPEMDEKDKEKEKSLSSSNKQQQTETQTEPEVDSNEVELEAEEQDDPEEEEQEQEEDRQPRAEKHRPNEEQLNDSGTASDVVNSSASLDMLSISAEAAQSPSNAAATASSSSAVSLINSSTPSASASNSSSSVSISSTASGSAASSSSASSSSSGNVGACLASVSGMLANQSADSGIYAAANTSVKEHVNHFLSKASSSEEMLPSNVAAISMQQLETCNDIEAAIIAAARAAAAARSTSCSRSNSQESKPVHHQERIKNPSGKAAVYMAYNDGDEEEDEECLQELSFMADMRADPATPTPPEGVTVLPPSQQQPSSTRPVMMTNTELIVDYIANTWNAIANSKYVTYYNEQEQET; via the exons ATGCTCAAGAAGGCCGAGTACGACGAGGAGATCTCTTATCGTGCCATCAAAACCTGCCTCACACTCAATCCATCGGCTTTAGCAGCCACCGGTGTCTCATCCGCGTCCTCATCATCAGCAGTGGCCAGCACCAGTACCAGTGGAGCTGgtgcaggaggaggagggagTTGCAATCAGTCTGCAGGGAGTCATCAGTACCATcaccacaacaacaataacaacagtaATAGTAACCATCAGAACGCCATAAATTATAGGCAGTCGGGAACAGATACACAGAACCGGCATAAGCAGGGCGGATCCCTGCAGGATCTCGTCGAGGCGACGCACCGCAGCGAGCTGGCCACCAcatcggcggcggcggcggcagcggcagcggcggcaacGGCAGCCACCCAACGTTTCAACTGTGATTACCAGCTAACTGGTCGTTCCAATCGTCGCCAGCATCAgaatcagcatcagcatcagcataaCCAAAACTCCACCATAACCACCTcatccagcaacaacaacaacaacaacaacaatagcaccTCCAAAAAGATCAAAAACTCATCAGTTTCGGGACGACAACGTGAAGGAGGAAGTCTACCCAGTAGTGTCAATAATATAGACGCAACAGTGATGGATTCGAAGCATTCGAAACAACAGGAGATGGGGGGAGAGACGGCGGGTGCCTCGAGAGGATCGGGCAGCAGCTGCTGCAGTTTGCCCAGCCAGCTGGGGGAGGTGGACAACTGTACGCTGACGGCCCAGTTCCTGATGGACGAGGACGACGGCAGTAGGCCGGTGAGACGCGATTACCTCCTGGAA CACTTGGAGAAGCATGCGCCGCCCACTCCCCACTCGATGACCTTCATGGGCGCCAAGCTGCTCCGCGAGAGTCTCGccaaccagcagcagcagcagcagcaggagcctTCGAGCCACCAGGGAGAAAGTGGTGAGGGTGCCGCCTACAAGGAGGCCTCTGTCGAGGATCCAGTCCACTTTGCCGTCCTGGAGaaccagctgcagcagcaggccTACTACCTGGCCGCCCTCACCGGCCAGTTTGGACTGGGCATGGACCAGGAGCAGAAGCGCAAAGTGGAGGCGGGCTATGTCTCCCTCAACGACAACTATACAGCCTGTTCGTCGGTCTACGGCGGCGGTGCTGGATCGCTGCCAGCTTCCGAGTCCGGCAAGGCATCCACTTCGTCCTCCTCGGCCAACTCGGCCTCGCCATCGGAGGCGATGGGCGGCGGAGAGCTGCGTCCGGCGAAGATAGGACGCATGGTTTCGGCAGCTGCCTCCGCGGCGGCTGCCTCTCTGGGTGGCAAGGCCACCACG CGCCAGCTGGACGAGAATGGCAACGCTCTGGGTGAGGGTTATGGAGGAAATAATGGAAATGGTAGTGCCGCCaatgggaatggaaatgggaaCCAGTTCACCGCTTTGATCACTACCACGGTGGGCGGCAGTGCCCCCACCTCGTCGGCCGTCCACCGGCAGATGCTCTCCACCGGACCGAACACCACCACCACGGCcatggcggcggcggcagtggCCGCCTCCTACAGCCAGCTCCAGCAGGCACCGGGCAGCGGTGCTGTAACCGTGTCAGGCGCTGGATCCGGTCTAGCCCAGCCCAGCACCAAGCTGAAGGCCAAGAAGAAGTCGCAACAGGATCGAAATACAAAGACCGTTGATGTGGAGTCGCAGGCCGGCTACCGGGGCAAGGATCCTGTCGAGCAGCTGGTCAAGTACATTGAGAACGATGGTGCCGGAGGTGGGGGTGGCAACAATGCGGCCGCCCAGCAGAAGAAGAAGGAGCGCAAGAAGCAGAACAAGCTGAAGAAGAGCAACTCGCTGGAGGAGTTGCGCAGCTGCTCCAAGATGGAGGTGGACGATCTGAAGCGCCAGTCGGCCACCACGGAGATGATGCGCCAGAAGAAGGGTTCAAACAATGGGCCATCATCGGGTTCTTCTGGGTCCACTGGCCCTTCCGGCACTGGCAAGCACAACTCCTCCTCCGACATCAGCAGGAACAGCGGCAAGGAGCAGCAGTCTCAGCCCCAGGCTGTGCCTGCACCTGTCCAAGTGCGTGCCGGCAACACATCGGCCGGAGGAGCGCAACAGAGGAAGGGGGAACGCCGCTCGTGGGGCACCGAGGAGCTGCAGTACCTGGGCAATGACCAGGAGGTGGCGGCCACCTGGTCCGAGCCGGAGAGTCTCGGTCAGAAGCTGCCGCTCGCCCTCACCCGCATGTCCGAGCTGGACGCCCTCAACACTGTTCTCTCGGAGACCGCCGAGTTCCATGTGGTGaccaagaagaagaaaccaaaGAAGCAGCGGGCGGTGACCATGGATGATGCCGCTGTGGCAGCTGCCGCCCACACTGGGGGCAATCTCCAGAGGATGCAACAGATCACCAAGTCGGCATCCTCCAATATGATGTCCCAGCGGATGCACTGCTACACCccctacaacaacaacaacggagGCAGCAATGTCGGAAGCGGAGGCTACtacaagcaacaacaacaacaacaacagtacCAG TACCAGGACCAGCACCACCAACagggccagcagcagcagcagccccaccaccaccaccaccaccatcatcaccaccaccatcatcaCCATCATGGTGGATCGGCGGTGGCCAACCAGGTGGACAGCTCCCGAAGGAAGTCCACCTCCTCGATGCCGCCCTCCGAGAAGTCCGATTCCAGTGACCTGGACTCTGTCCACTCGCTGCCCATCCAAACGGGCAAGAAGAAGAGCCTGGGCGGAGGTGGCAACAACAAGCAGAAGGGTGGAGGAGCcaccggaggaggaggaggaggacagAGTGCCTCCTCCAAGCCGGGCAAGCAGAGCAGCCCGTCGCCGGCGCCCATCTCGTATGCGGACATTGCCCGGAACAAGCAGGAGGCGATGAACAATGCCATTGCCAGCGACACAGAGCTGGAGCTGGGCAAGAGCGGCAAGTCCAAGACCCGTCCCGACTTCCCAGAGCTGCCAGGACCGGCCTCCTCCGCGTCAGCGGTGGTCAGCAGCGCAACTCAGCCGGCAGCCGGCGGCAATCCCGGCGGCCAGATCTCGGCGCCGTCCTACTCCCAGAGCCTGAACGCCACGcccggcggcagcagcagcagcgacgcCGAGGCCAGCTTCACCTCCCCGGAGCTGCCGTCCTGCCAGGCCTCCATCCCGGCGGACATCGCGAACATTACCATCGTTGGCAGTGGCGGAGGAGCAGGAGGTGCAGGAGGAGTAGCACCTTCGGTGGCCAGCTCCGCCAGCACAGGCTTCACCCCGTCACCGCCGGCGCTGCAAAAGTCCAAGAGCGTGGAGCACGATGCCAGCTACAGTTGCACCAGCAGCAACCTGGACCAGCAGTACCCGGCGCTGGAGAAGACCGTCAAGCGGCACAGCACCAACAATGTGTCCCTGACGGTGGCGGTaactgccacgcccacaacCACCGCACACGCCTCCACCCCGGGCTGCTCCaactccacctcctcctcgcTGTACAATTTTGCGGCGGCGGCCAAGCAGTCGGCCATTTCTACCTCAGTTCTAGGAGCAGGCTCCTCCGCCTCAGCCTCATCCTCGGCCTCGTCGTCGTCGGCGTCCAGCACCTCCTCGTCATCATCGTCGTCGACTTCCAAGCTCAAGAGCAAGTCCAAGGAGCTGTCGCCGAGCAGCAGCGGCAAGAAGTCGTCCTCGGCGAAGCCTAGTCAGGATGAGGCTCCAGTGGCCCACAAG GCCACCACCAGCACAGCCACCAGCACGACCCAAAAGTCAACGGCCGCCACCCAGACGGAGGGAGCCAAGAAGCTGACGATGAAGTCCAGTGGCGGAGCACTGGAACCCACCGCCGGACGACGGGCAGTGATCATCCTGAACGATGACCGTGACGCTGCCGGTCGTGGCAACAACGAGTTCATCTTCGGGGACTTTAACGAGGACGAGCTGAAGCTCTTCGACGAcaacgaggaggaggaggaggagcaggagcaggagccagAGATGGACGAAAAGGacaaggagaaggagaagagtCTGAGTTCTTCCAACAAGCAGCAGCAGACGGAGACACAAACCGAGCCAGAGGTGGACTCGAATGAAGTGGAGCTGGAGGCGGAGGAGCAGGACGatccggaggaggaggaacaggagcaggaggaggatcGCCAGCCGAGGGCCGAGAAACATAGACCCAACGAGGAGCAGCTGAACGACTCTGGCACCGCATCGGATGTGGTCAACAGCTCGGCCAGCCTGGACATGCTCTCGATATCCGCGGAGGCGGCCCAGTCGCCGTCGAATGCGGCGgccaccgcctcctcctcGAGCGCCGTCAGTCTGATCAACTCGTCCACGCCCTCGGCCAGCGCTTCCAATTCATCGTCATCCGTTTCCATATCTTCCACCGCCTCCGGTTCGGCGGCCTCCTCGTCCTCGGCGTCCTCATCCTCATCGGGCAATGTGGGCGCCTGCCTGGCCTCCGTTTCCGGGATGCTGGCCAATCAATCGGCCGATAGCGGCATCTATGCCGCCGCCAATACGTCCGTGAAGGAGCACGTCAATCACTTCCTGAGCAAGGCCAGCAGCAGCGAGGAGATGCTGCCCTCCAATGTGGCCGCCATCTCCATGCAACAGCTGGAGACGTGCAACGACATCGAGGCGGCCATCATAGCCGCTGCCCGGGCAGCTGCCGCCGCCAGGAGCACCAGTTGCAGTCGCAGCAACTCCCAGGAGTCCAAGCCGGTCCACCACCAGGAGCGGATCAAGAATCCCAGTGGCAAGGCGGCCGTCTACATGGCGTACAATGACggggacgaggaggaggatgaggagTGCCTGCAGGAATTGAGTTTTATGGCGGATATGCGGGCGGAtcctgccacgcccacgccaCCAGAGGGAGTAACTGTCCTACCGCCatcgcagcagcagccgtCCTCCACGCGACCGGTGATGATGACCAACACGGAGCTGATAGTGGACTACATAGCCAACA CCTGGAATGCCATTGCCAATAGCAAGTATGTGACGTACTACAACGAGCAGGAGCAAGAGACTTAG